One segment of Pseudanabaena sp. PCC 6802 DNA contains the following:
- a CDS encoding DEAD/DEAH box helicase family protein encodes MNRNESRTRQDLIDPALVRAGWNLNDRSQIGFEIPVDGYDAEPWNGVTDYCLYLPNGEVIAVVEAKRQSRQPEVAEQQVRHYVTEIAQQQSFQPFAFMTNGDRTFFWDVDRESKRQVAGFFSLRDLQNLLYLRQNKIPLQQLSVNLAIAGRTYQQEAVQRVSERFDEGHRRALMVMATGTGKTRTIMSLVDLFSRASQARTVLFVADRDELVRQALDDNFKVFLPDEPRDRIRTYNIDYTKRLYVGTLQTLVRCYKKFTPAFFDLIIFDECHRSIYNRPLAD; translated from the coding sequence ATGAACCGTAATGAGTCGAGAACTAGACAAGATCTAATTGACCCTGCATTAGTAAGAGCAGGTTGGAATCTCAACGATCGCAGCCAGATAGGGTTTGAAATTCCTGTTGATGGTTACGATGCGGAACCTTGGAATGGCGTTACGGACTATTGTCTCTACTTGCCCAATGGGGAAGTAATTGCCGTGGTTGAGGCAAAACGCCAAAGCCGACAGCCTGAAGTAGCAGAGCAACAAGTTCGGCATTACGTTACCGAAATAGCTCAACAGCAGAGCTTTCAGCCGTTTGCATTTATGACGAACGGCGATCGCACGTTTTTCTGGGATGTCGATCGCGAGAGTAAGCGGCAAGTTGCGGGATTTTTCTCGCTGAGGGATTTGCAGAATTTGCTCTATCTGCGTCAGAACAAGATCCCTTTGCAGCAGTTAAGCGTGAATCTGGCGATCGCGGGGCGGACGTATCAGCAAGAAGCAGTTCAACGGGTAAGCGAGCGGTTTGATGAGGGGCATCGCCGTGCTTTGATGGTGATGGCGACGGGAACGGGCAAAACGCGCACGATTATGTCTTTGGTCGATTTGTTCTCTAGAGCATCTCAAGCACGTACTGTACTATTTGTTGCCGATCGCGACGAATTAGTTAGGCAGGCGTTAGATGACAATTTCAAGGTTTTTTTGCCTGATGAACCACGCGATCGCATCCGTACATACAACATTGACTACACGAAGCGTTTGTATGTTGGTACTTTGCAAACTTTGGTGAGGTGCTACAAAAAGTTTACGCCTGCTTTTTTTGACTTGATTATCTTTGATGAGTGCCATCGCTCGATTTACAATAGACCTCTTGCAGATTAG
- a CDS encoding YIP1 family protein: MNVDMQPPNDESSDPASEEIAQVEQLPSPGGGSTTTGAIARFLEDIYGTLFTPAQAFASLRSRPSAIGGVCVLVLVNVLESIRTGRRPSQIVPTVVAALVGWLIFSLLLQRLATVFQRQIDLNVLLSLTAFASLPWIFIGPALSLRGEWGTSAALVVMLWFIVWQVWAASVAIAVSAWRLALLVPLAIAGGFVALIWTGNSVSLLLSIAGY; encoded by the coding sequence ATGAATGTAGATATGCAGCCTCCAAACGACGAATCAAGCGATCCTGCTAGCGAGGAGATCGCACAAGTAGAGCAGCTACCCTCTCCAGGTGGAGGATCGACGACTACGGGAGCGATCGCGCGATTTTTAGAAGATATCTACGGCACTCTATTTACGCCCGCCCAGGCATTTGCCAGCCTGCGATCGCGCCCTTCTGCAATAGGCGGTGTATGCGTGCTTGTATTGGTGAATGTTTTGGAGTCGATCCGTACGGGTAGACGACCATCGCAAATCGTACCAACGGTTGTGGCTGCCCTAGTTGGCTGGTTGATTTTCTCGCTCCTGCTACAGCGCCTCGCAACAGTATTTCAACGTCAGATCGATCTGAACGTGTTGCTCTCTCTGACTGCATTTGCCAGCCTACCCTGGATTTTTATCGGCCCTGCCTTAAGCCTTCGCGGGGAGTGGGGTACCAGTGCGGCATTAGTTGTAATGTTATGGTTTATCGTCTGGCAGGTATGGGCAGCATCGGTAGCGATCGCAGTCAGTGCGTGGCGTTTGGCACTCCTGGTGCCGTTAGCGATCGCTGGCGGTTTTGTGGCACTTATCTGGACTGGGAATTCGGTTAGCCTGCTTTTGAGTATTGCAGGCTATTAA
- a CDS encoding IS3 family transposase (programmed frameshift) — MQRKKHSAEFKAKIALEAAKGLKTINEIASEAEVHPTQVTLWKKQLLEEIPTLFASNRGQKQKTQEDLTAALYQQIGQLKVELDWVKKKLALSVAERKKLVEPAHLSISVSRQCELLGLARSSFYYEPKPETEHNLRLMRMLDRQFTATPFYGVRRMTAWLATQGEVVNPKRVRRLMRMMGLEAIYPKPNLSIAKDNVRKYPYLLKEEEITTPNQVWSTDITYIPLPQGYIYLVAVIDWYSRYVLSWEISNTMDITFCLSALEKALTQNTPKIFNSDQGSQFTSVAFTSRLEEKGIAVSQDGRGRALDNIFVERLWRSVKYEEVYPKAYTSVKEAMQELEKYFHFYNNERLHQSLGYQPPSTVHFKQP; from the exons ATGCAGCGAAAAAAACACAGTGCGGAATTCAAGGCCAAAATCGCACTAGAAGCAGCCAAAGGATTGAAAACAATCAACGAAATAGCTAGTGAGGCAGAAGTACACCCTACACAAGTCACACTATGGAAGAAGCAACTGCTAGAGGAAATACCAACCCTTTTTGCCAGTAATCGAGGCCAGAAGCAAAAAACACAAGAGGATCTGACTGCAGCGCTCTACCAGCAAATAGGTCAGCTCAAAGTGGAACTGGACTGGGTGAAAAAAAAA CTGGCATTGTCAGTAGCTGAGAGAAAAAAATTGGTTGAACCGGCGCATCTGTCAATTTCTGTCAGCAGGCAGTGCGAACTATTGGGACTGGCAAGGTCTAGTTTCTACTACGAACCCAAACCAGAAACCGAGCATAACCTGAGACTAATGCGGATGCTAGACCGACAGTTCACTGCAACGCCCTTCTACGGTGTGCGAAGAATGACTGCCTGGTTGGCGACCCAAGGTGAAGTTGTCAACCCTAAACGGGTGAGAAGGTTGATGCGAATGATGGGTCTAGAGGCCATCTATCCCAAACCAAACCTCAGTATAGCCAAAGACAATGTGAGAAAGTATCCCTATCTTTTAAAGGAGGAGGAGATTACGACTCCCAACCAAGTCTGGAGTACAGATATCACCTACATTCCACTGCCCCAAGGATACATCTATTTGGTAGCAGTCATCGACTGGTATAGCAGGTATGTACTGTCTTGGGAAATATCCAACACGATGGACATCACCTTTTGCCTGAGCGCCTTGGAGAAGGCTTTGACTCAGAACACACCCAAGATATTCAACTCCGATCAAGGCAGTCAGTTTACCAGTGTGGCGTTCACTAGCAGATTAGAGGAAAAGGGGATAGCGGTTAGCCAAGATGGCAGAGGAAGAGCGTTAGACAACATATTTGTAGAGAGACTATGGCGATCGGTGAAGTACGAGGAGGTATACCCAAAAGCTTATACATCGGTTAAAGAAGCGATGCAGGAATTGGAGAAATATTTCCACTTCTACAACAATGAAAGACTGCATCAGTCTCTGGGCTATCAGCCCCCGTCTACAGTTCATTTTAAACAACCCTGA
- a CDS encoding HHL1-like protein, with protein MATPTGFGKVTAPKPKAEKNKAKRTVASQKYEEMKSSGLPEFSIYVRIKGKPNWIPAGSMTVDRSDKISLAIYQQEEELIEGVMRLYPKMRQYQSQLEYGYRLKQFNDEAIAVAIPPQPTLGDAMQAKLKQWQGQFTKLFDRKG; from the coding sequence ATGGCAACTCCTACAGGATTCGGCAAAGTTACCGCACCAAAGCCTAAAGCTGAGAAAAATAAAGCTAAGCGTACGGTAGCTAGTCAAAAATATGAAGAAATGAAAAGCTCTGGCTTGCCAGAGTTTAGTATTTACGTGCGGATTAAGGGAAAACCCAATTGGATACCTGCTGGTTCTATGACCGTCGATCGCAGCGACAAAATTAGTCTAGCCATCTACCAACAGGAAGAAGAGCTAATCGAAGGTGTTATGCGCTTATATCCCAAAATGCGTCAGTACCAGAGCCAGCTAGAGTATGGCTATCGGCTCAAGCAATTTAATGACGAAGCGATCGCCGTTGCCATTCCTCCACAACCAACACTGGGCGATGCCATGCAAGCAAAGCTCAAACAATGGCAAGGGCAATTTACTAAGTTGTTCGACCGGAAAGGCTAA
- a CDS encoding calcium-binding protein — protein MANILGDASNNFLDGTSNGDDIRGLAGNDTVRGLAGNDIVNGNADNDVVNGNAGDDSVYGGQGNDSVYGGQGNDLVNGNAGDDGFVNGNIGNDSVFGGQGNDLVRGGQDNDQVFGDVGNDTLYGDQGNDTLTGGEGNDVFVVATASGEDTIADFADGQDKFGLDGSLTFADLAIAQNGDNVTISSGGALLATVIGATAANITSDDFISLGTSGGGGGSSTPNTILGTELPETIGATSSDPVTGVPGKIATSGADTINGAGGADTISGLDGNDSIVGGTGNDSIIGGNGNDIVDGGDDNDFIDGGAGNDSLNGAAGDNTLVGGAGTDTLTGGSGASVFAFSAPNEGTDTITDFVSGTDKIRILATAFGGTASSTITTAANSGGFTLVSGAAPVALGANPNFLFDTATQFLKFDVDGAGSGAAVDLAFLQGVAGLATGDFTLI, from the coding sequence ATGGCAAATATTCTTGGTGATGCCAGTAATAATTTTCTAGATGGCACTTCTAATGGCGATGATATTCGCGGCTTGGCTGGCAACGACACCGTGCGCGGCTTAGCTGGCAACGATATCGTCAATGGCAACGCAGATAATGATGTTGTCAACGGTAATGCTGGTGATGATTCAGTCTATGGCGGTCAGGGAAATGACTCGGTCTACGGCGGTCAGGGTAACGATCTCGTCAACGGTAATGCTGGTGATGATGGCTTTGTTAACGGTAATATTGGCAATGACAGTGTCTTTGGCGGACAGGGCAACGATCTTGTGCGCGGCGGACAGGATAACGACCAGGTATTCGGGGACGTAGGCAATGACACGCTCTATGGCGATCAAGGTAACGATACGCTTACGGGTGGAGAAGGTAATGATGTTTTTGTTGTTGCCACTGCTTCAGGCGAAGATACGATCGCTGACTTTGCGGACGGACAAGATAAATTCGGATTAGATGGCTCCTTAACTTTTGCCGATCTGGCGATCGCTCAAAATGGTGATAATGTCACAATTTCCAGTGGCGGCGCGCTACTCGCAACCGTAATTGGTGCTACAGCAGCTAATATCACCAGCGATGACTTTATTAGCTTAGGAACTAGCGGCGGCGGTGGCGGCAGCAGCACGCCCAATACTATCCTGGGCACCGAATTGCCAGAAACGATTGGTGCTACATCTTCTGACCCAGTTACAGGCGTGCCTGGTAAGATCGCTACTAGCGGTGCCGATACGATTAATGGTGCTGGTGGGGCAGACACGATTAGCGGTTTGGATGGTAACGACTCGATCGTTGGCGGTACCGGCAATGACTCGATAATCGGTGGCAATGGTAATGACATCGTTGATGGTGGCGATGATAATGACTTCATTGATGGTGGTGCAGGCAATGACTCGCTCAATGGTGCTGCTGGTGACAATACGCTTGTAGGTGGTGCGGGTACTGACACTCTCACGGGTGGTAGCGGCGCTAGTGTATTCGCCTTTAGCGCTCCAAATGAAGGCACTGATACGATTACCGATTTTGTCTCCGGTACTGACAAAATCAGAATCCTGGCGACTGCGTTTGGCGGTACTGCCAGCAGTACAATTACAACTGCAGCTAACTCTGGCGGATTTACCCTGGTCTCTGGTGCCGCGCCGGTAGCACTAGGTGCTAACCCCAACTTCTTATTTGATACGGCAACTCAATTCTTGAAGTTTGATGTTGATGGGGCTGGCAGTGGTGCTGCGGTTGACCTTGCTTTCTTGCAAGGCGTTGCAGGTTTGGCAACTGGTGACTTTACGTTGATTTAG
- a CDS encoding 2TM domain-containing protein, with the protein MPDFYNEEQVQQILQKAIARKGARQDLTREQVREIASDLGISDADFAIAEQEWLAQSVQDRERVVFDTYRKKKFRDHAIKYALVNAFLIGINLLTSGNISWAIYPLLGWGLAVALDAWATYQTDSAEYEKQFQQWSRQQKRSLIATQITDKVTAKLEEWLKPQ; encoded by the coding sequence ATGCCTGATTTTTATAACGAAGAACAAGTACAGCAGATCTTACAAAAAGCGATCGCTCGTAAAGGGGCGAGACAGGATCTGACACGAGAGCAAGTACGGGAAATTGCCTCCGATCTGGGGATTAGCGATGCAGACTTCGCGATCGCCGAACAGGAATGGCTGGCTCAAAGCGTGCAGGATCGAGAACGGGTTGTATTCGACACCTATAGGAAAAAAAAATTCCGCGACCATGCGATCAAATACGCCCTGGTCAACGCTTTTCTGATTGGCATCAATCTCCTAACATCTGGTAACATTTCCTGGGCAATTTACCCCTTGTTGGGTTGGGGACTGGCAGTTGCCCTGGACGCTTGGGCGACCTACCAAACCGACAGTGCCGAATACGAAAAACAATTCCAACAGTGGAGCCGCCAGCAAAAACGCAGCTTGATTGCCACCCAAATCACTGACAAGGTAACCGCTAAATTAGAAGAATGGCTAAAACCACAATAG
- a CDS encoding Uma2 family endonuclease, whose protein sequence is MPYQLSRFSTFARVWRFRLWPTFHSAIEAIQYPCLIVEVLSPSTASYDRGDKFRLYRRNPRLQDYVLVDAEKIAIDLYCKNDRDRWEIFNYQAGDNIELQSVGLSFSIESVYEDIVFEKSV, encoded by the coding sequence TTGCCTTACCAATTGTCAAGGTTCTCTACCTTTGCCAGAGTTTGGAGGTTCCGGCTTTGGCCTACCTTTCACTCGGCAATCGAAGCCATTCAATATCCTTGTTTAATTGTTGAGGTTTTATCTCCAAGTACGGCCAGTTATGACCGAGGTGATAAGTTTAGATTGTATCGTCGCAATCCTAGGCTGCAAGATTATGTTTTAGTTGATGCGGAAAAAATAGCGATCGATTTATACTGCAAAAACGATCGCGATCGTTGGGAGATTTTTAATTATCAGGCGGGGGATAATATCGAGTTGCAAAGTGTAGGGTTAAGCTTTTCCATTGAGTCGGTTTATGAGGATATTGTTTTTGAGAAATCCGTATAA
- a CDS encoding DUF6761 family protein codes for MLQDTLTIRNYQKLTDSLVEMWERGYRTDELRLFLDGYLAALRTTNAMEVHLIHRLEQEATRFLYDASNFNTPYNSNLQTEREM; via the coding sequence ATGCTACAAGATACACTTACAATTCGGAACTATCAAAAACTCACTGACTCTCTGGTAGAAATGTGGGAACGTGGTTATCGTACAGATGAACTACGTCTGTTTTTGGATGGTTACCTTGCCGCACTCCGTACTACCAATGCTATGGAAGTACATTTAATTCATCGTTTAGAGCAAGAAGCTACTAGATTTCTCTACGATGCTTCTAACTTTAATACGCCTTACAACAGCAACCTGCAAACTGAGCGAGAGATGTAG
- the rsmG gene encoding 16S rRNA (guanine(527)-N(7))-methyltransferase RsmG, with protein MFEQFSSYWQQTLNWQPTPAQEQGFAELYNLVLAGNQTQNLTRITDEAEFWEKHLWDSLRGVLEVWEHPGLKVIDIGTGAGFPGLPIAIAQPSWHLSLLDSKAKKTNFIRSAVESLGLEQVSTFTGRAEALNQLGTHFQKYDLALTRAVGSAALCAQYTLPFLKVGGIAILYRGQWTEFEQLELEDTCHQFVNTKIEAKITRVESFTTPLTASQRHCIHIYKVAHKVARSEITD; from the coding sequence ATGTTTGAGCAATTTTCTTCCTATTGGCAACAAACTCTAAATTGGCAACCAACACCTGCACAAGAACAAGGGTTTGCAGAACTCTACAATTTGGTGTTAGCAGGCAATCAAACTCAAAACCTCACCCGCATTACTGACGAAGCTGAATTTTGGGAAAAGCATCTGTGGGATTCATTGCGCGGCGTACTAGAAGTGTGGGAGCACCCTGGGCTAAAGGTAATTGATATAGGTACGGGGGCGGGCTTTCCGGGTTTGCCGATCGCGATCGCCCAACCCTCTTGGCACTTGAGCTTGCTGGATAGTAAAGCTAAGAAAACTAATTTTATTCGCAGTGCTGTAGAATCGCTAGGTCTAGAACAGGTCAGCACATTTACCGGACGTGCCGAAGCTTTGAACCAATTGGGTACGCATTTTCAAAAATACGACCTTGCACTTACACGCGCCGTAGGCAGCGCCGCACTTTGCGCGCAATACACCCTGCCGTTTCTCAAGGTCGGAGGAATCGCAATTCTTTATCGAGGTCAGTGGACGGAATTCGAGCAACTGGAACTAGAGGATACCTGCCACCAATTTGTCAACACTAAGATCGAGGCTAAAATTACCCGCGTTGAAAGCTTTACTACCCCATTGACTGCCAGTCAGAGGCACTGCATACATATTTATAAAGTTGCGCATAAAGTTGCGCGATCGGAAATTACAGACTGA
- the cbiT gene encoding precorrin-6Y C5,15-methyltransferase subunit CbiT, whose protein sequence is MHEQIWPYVTPGIPDDLFERLPGIPMSKCEVRLLMIAHLRLLPNSVLWDIGAGTGTIPVETGLMCPNGRIVAIERDEDVVELIGRNCQKFGVKNVEIVVGSAPECLSTLDHTPDRVCIEGGRSIKDILQHVWERLPLKGRVVATASTLEGLYGISESFAELHVRNIEVVQSAVNRLETRGNRQTFAAVNPMFILSGEKLE, encoded by the coding sequence ATGCACGAGCAGATCTGGCCTTATGTTACTCCCGGCATTCCCGACGATCTATTCGAGCGTTTGCCCGGTATACCCATGAGTAAATGCGAGGTCAGACTGCTGATGATCGCGCATCTGCGGTTACTACCCAATTCCGTGCTCTGGGATATCGGTGCGGGCACGGGTACTATTCCCGTAGAGACTGGACTGATGTGTCCGAACGGTCGGATCGTGGCGATCGAGCGCGATGAGGATGTGGTCGAACTGATCGGGCGAAATTGCCAGAAATTTGGGGTCAAGAATGTCGAAATAGTTGTGGGTAGCGCGCCAGAGTGTCTCAGCACGCTCGACCATACTCCCGATCGCGTTTGCATTGAAGGGGGGCGATCGATTAAAGACATCTTGCAACACGTATGGGAACGCCTGCCTTTGAAGGGTAGAGTTGTAGCTACTGCCTCGACCTTAGAAGGGCTATATGGTATTTCTGAAAGCTTCGCCGAACTACACGTGCGTAATATCGAGGTGGTACAGTCCGCTGTAAACCGCCTGGAAACCCGAGGCAATCGGCAAACCTTTGCCGCTGTCAATCCCATGTTTATTTTGAGCGGGGAGAAGTTGGAGTAG
- a CDS encoding IS5 family transposase (programmed frameshift) gives MNYIIAQTLPAAHFKRRFGIETNTFKAIVKVLKPEWRATPTPGAKPKLGLEDRILVAFEYWREYRTYFHIATSWGISESTVCRIVHWVEETLIRSRRFRLPGKRQLVRGFGIPTVANVDVTETRIERPKRHQRAFYSGKQKGHTLKCQLIIDALTGQIICTFFGKGRRHDFKLFKASGIHFHPQTESLQDKGYQGIQKLHLYCRLPHKKPKGGQLTPEQKAFNRQLARQRVGIEHVNRRLKIFRILSGRYRNRRHRFGLRCNLIAGLYNFERSQGSSVG, from the exons ATGAACTATATAATAGCGCAAACCCTACCTGCTGCACACTTTAAGCGTCGATTTGGTATCGAGACTAATACGTTCAAAGCAATTGTGAAAGTGCTTAAACCAGAGTGGCGAGCAACGCCAACACCTGGAGCCAAGCCTAAACTCGGACTAGAAGACCGCATATTGGTTGCCTTCGAGTATTGGCGGGAATATCGCACCTACTTTCACATCGCCACTAGTTGGGGCATCAGCGAGTCTACAGTTTGTCGAATAGTGCATTGGGTAGAGGAGACTTTAATCCGCTCACGTCGCTTTCGACTACCTGGGAAGCGCCAGTTGGTGCGGGGCTTTGGGATACCTACAGTCGCGA ACGTTGATGTGACTGAAACTCGCATTGAGCGTCCTAAGCGGCACCAACGTGCCTTTTATAGCGGCAAACAGAAAGGGCACACGCTCAAATGTCAACTCATAATTGACGCTCTTACTGGGCAGATTATCTGTACGTTTTTCGGCAAGGGGCGACGGCATGATTTCAAGCTGTTCAAAGCTTCTGGCATCCATTTCCATCCTCAAACCGAGAGTTTGCAGGACAAGGGTTATCAAGGCATCCAGAAACTGCATCTCTACTGCCGCTTACCCCACAAGAAACCGAAAGGTGGTCAGCTTACGCCCGAGCAGAAAGCGTTCAACCGCCAACTTGCGCGCCAACGGGTTGGCATTGAGCATGTTAATCGCCGCTTGAAGATCTTCCGCATCTTATCTGGACGCTATCGCAATCGTCGTCACCGCTTTGGTTTGCGTTGCAATCTAATTGCTGGTCTCTACAATTTTGAACGCTCTCAAGGCTCCTCAGTTGGCTAA
- a CDS encoding cupin domain-containing protein has product MAVITEAPFNGTPLADLITGSPEDDAINGFRGDDTINGGDGNDNINGGFNQDLINGGNGNDVLIGDRGIDTLVGGAGSDTFVVARAPGSSGSTEGDIIADFNPAEDKIGLGSGITFDQLDVRIEGNNARLVDRLTGQPLAIVTNITSLSAANFTSVPVGDFGRGNVDLNGLPEGVRVVGFFNLDDERAYYLSSSIYTDYANQRDTRQRFVSFDFLQPPSPNEGTRVGPLPHTHFNEFECFFVVDGTFTFTVGMQDGTIMEEKVSAGQLAYGPQGRVHGFRLDPGTGPGRIYSFALPAGLDDFFVNSGDEVGNRYNPIPPITLEEISRTAFWAQQRNDALFIPNADGTGSVDGRPVPTFRPDWPDHHSADIYDESRPEILGPFGETRRSLLTPEEVGAVTGQFAWKGTGTAKFVQDLSNPFVPFRGPNEVAFLDPNVPVYPGGTISYDYISLEPGHEFAPLYTDPRDGFNLFYTLDGELSLQFANGKTITVPPLTFIQIPNGVAYSIANFGSTPANTLAIDPFNAPVPGNLSPSENPGLDFYTLSQPPDGSFLPPAIPA; this is encoded by the coding sequence ATGGCTGTAATTACTGAAGCTCCATTCAACGGGACTCCGCTTGCCGACTTGATTACCGGGTCTCCAGAGGATGATGCAATTAATGGATTTCGAGGTGACGACACTATTAATGGAGGGGATGGCAACGATAACATCAATGGTGGTTTTAATCAGGACTTAATTAATGGTGGCAATGGCAATGATGTTTTAATTGGCGATCGCGGTATAGATACCCTGGTAGGCGGGGCGGGCAGCGATACGTTTGTAGTTGCCAGAGCACCTGGAAGTAGCGGCTCCACCGAGGGCGACATCATTGCGGATTTCAATCCAGCCGAGGACAAGATCGGACTGGGTAGCGGCATAACTTTCGACCAGTTAGACGTGCGGATTGAGGGGAATAATGCTCGCCTCGTCGATCGCTTGACGGGACAACCCCTGGCGATCGTAACGAACATTACCAGTTTGAGCGCAGCTAACTTTACCTCCGTCCCAGTGGGTGACTTTGGGCGTGGCAATGTCGATCTAAACGGTCTGCCAGAGGGGGTCAGGGTAGTCGGTTTCTTTAACCTGGATGACGAGCGAGCCTACTACCTCTCGTCGTCGATTTATACCGACTACGCCAACCAGCGCGATACCCGACAAAGATTCGTTTCGTTTGACTTCCTGCAACCCCCATCGCCCAATGAGGGTACAAGGGTTGGACCTTTACCCCATACCCATTTCAACGAATTTGAGTGCTTCTTCGTGGTTGATGGCACTTTTACCTTCACAGTTGGTATGCAAGATGGCACGATTATGGAGGAGAAAGTATCTGCAGGTCAACTAGCCTATGGGCCACAGGGTCGCGTCCACGGCTTCCGTCTCGATCCGGGTACTGGCCCCGGCAGAATCTACTCTTTTGCTCTGCCGGCTGGATTAGACGATTTCTTTGTTAATTCTGGCGATGAAGTTGGCAATCGGTACAATCCGATTCCACCCATTACCCTAGAGGAAATCAGTCGCACGGCTTTCTGGGCACAGCAACGCAACGATGCCCTCTTTATCCCCAACGCAGATGGTACCGGTTCCGTAGATGGCCGTCCCGTGCCTACGTTCCGACCAGATTGGCCGGATCATCACTCAGCAGATATTTATGATGAAAGTCGGCCTGAGATCCTCGGGCCATTTGGCGAGACGCGGCGCTCTTTGCTGACCCCCGAGGAGGTAGGTGCAGTAACCGGGCAGTTTGCCTGGAAAGGAACGGGTACGGCAAAGTTCGTTCAAGATTTATCTAATCCCTTCGTACCTTTCCGTGGGCCGAACGAAGTAGCGTTCCTAGACCCCAATGTCCCAGTCTATCCTGGCGGCACTATTAGCTACGACTACATCTCATTGGAGCCAGGACACGAATTCGCGCCGCTATATACCGATCCTAGAGATGGGTTTAATCTGTTCTACACGCTGGATGGAGAACTCTCGCTCCAGTTTGCCAATGGTAAGACGATTACCGTGCCGCCTTTAACCTTCATACAAATTCCAAATGGCGTGGCATACTCGATCGCTAATTTTGGCTCTACTCCGGCTAATACGCTGGCAATCGATCCTTTCAACGCACCTGTACCTGGAAATCTCAGTCCCTCCGAAAATCCTGGGCTTGATTTCTATACTTTAAGTCAACCACCCGACGGCTCGTTCCTACCACCAGCTATACCTGCCTAA